From Asterias rubens chromosome 3, eAstRub1.3, whole genome shotgun sequence, the proteins below share one genomic window:
- the LOC117287949 gene encoding G patch domain-containing protein 8-like isoform X3, which translates to MGRMEMELEQAEEVTVHRRKMEVEKEDTEELRQKYKENAEKEKAKDDALSEMKASYFCELCNKQYKKHTEYENHINSYDHHHKQRLKDLKAREFGRTVGSKVKKEEKKRQKELKKLHEMAQQRVQSTDKSVGNGSHKNAKKGKGDELATPCESRGGWNTVPPPNIYDPQPKVDGGGDSKSPRGRGKEKPKDINDKKGDASNTRETRGQALARKRLMENDQQQKLSSSQQEEADSKRNSLSFSFSKTSVSKVSQSSVFGGDQGNAAVENNAESITEGSSVEESPTKNTRKSRKVKINRSFGGDQTNQSQANSKSKTSPNLITFVKAASDSSDTVQNETKITKESNGEVQIKEVENASKNGPSLRNNSDVKPSNKNEKPKSNKPSNVKKRDSAEGGSDINTEITICNTPPQPQRTQTETKTNQTKEVAPDTPQQKQNSKETVKAEVNHEQSSQKENDTNINSEPGKESDVLSTIKKEPASQEPQTEKKESDGGALECIGGCGIDKGTNPKISEKGAVEASSSASLPETVPSSNPPVLAKVDTGYLAVLGKDDTTTLPWPMEMICYTAAEPRISFSVNPLHFEFRKLISKDDGDSIDKAGKSTESAEGKTEPGLSSSQNPDTAATAKTSSVANVESSKDSSDRGRTKKRKKRKRKRRRSTRSGHSRGSDRSDDDRKKRHRSGSSHRRGRSYSPRGSNDEGNKSGSSSRKHKRRRSKHSASDYSSDDDYHKSSRRRKRSHSYSDDSNYDSDHDRHRKSDRRDSSRRSRSRSKSYSDDDRSSRKSSHRRRSHSRHRDSDSDSDYQRSRRHSRSRHSRSRSRSRSWSSSPRRHSSDYRSSRYSRSRSRSPLHRRSPVSSRTSIRSSLLDKRKEDLSKGRKIEESAASKISSGCSNLKERVRKALKESIASEPSLKTEKLSSGISIKSKEKISDLLQNLANLEDQTQLTKGGGLVIESTGTGTQKLPKVSTAGKSQEASTGKTKADDSITTVEDSDPETQGAKSANGTLFKVPSVPAPKQTKKNLPDGKTGNESPTKTITRKEDSGVKMERKSPSPPPQAKDNLSIPPEEMEKYRELQEQARLHVQQKMMQSQGQVPMQQGSQHQQEEQQLPHGMQMMPLTQGEGDGQHVHSAEQFMNPAGHPALHPELHGTPQPIPGSEGMSLQALTQGQVLAHDPNHPAGQLQLLPHRPGQVMIRPPGPAMGPRPGQLIDARTGQILVPRHVQVLPPRSGQVLLAPGQPLPQPGKVLVTSTGQMFLPPHGQEVSLSPSQQQILVSESGQVFPTRPALSPSPALVRAQALTPGSSPSPGQVIGPALTRMHGLTPGAVLAQRPGLLPGQMLVRTPQLAPGQMLAAGQMLAPGQMLAPGQMLAPSRMLAPGQMLAPGQMLAPGQMLPPRPQLVRVVPGQPPMLIRGAEQMIGVPRSPSPIHPAGQPVRLQVRSPFLQVQTQPGPALQETPEHFNPSISPRPEDGTPPPSHSPSSPLLQRASPSPSPFPIRSPLPFAGSPTGIPMNAMRIQSPMRIPSPMQVPSPIPVLSPLHGLQSPLQAVHGNIPGMMAGSPNSLPPGVTLVRMPGGPGMPVQNMIRIAHPSSAAAVSNALGNLPQGAVRFTLAPGMSPLGMASPRLAVPAGSPVPGTFALPGGGIGLSAASPGGSPIPALPRMAVPAGMVATSGGMAFPGGVALPGGGVAVPGGVAFPRGMVVPGGLSVPGGMPMPGGINVPRHMALPGGVAVPRGMAVPGSVGVPAGLGVPGGVAVSSGMAFPRGMALPAGMAVPGGVSLPGGVSVAGRLAVPGGVSVPGGVALPRGMALPGGMAVPGGMAVRGGMAVPGGMALPGGMALPGGMALPGGMALQGGMAVPGGMAVPAGMAVQGGMAVPCGMALPRGMAVPGGMALPRGMALPAGMAVPGGVPLPRGMQLPGGVSMVPRMVSVPAGMRQMLPQGVQVPPENATMMVGQRPMLMAGQRPMMMAGQRPVMMASPAGLRPPQNAAASLLGKPLFKQQPGMRHPGPPPSPGPA; encoded by the exons ATGGGGCGTATGGAGATGGAG CTGGAGCAAGCGGAGGAGGTCACAGTTCACCGACGTAAGATGGAGGTGGAAAAAGAAGACACGGAAGAGTTGAGACAGAAATACAAG GAGAATGCCGAGAAGGAGAAGGCAAAAGATGATGCTCTGTCTGAGATGAAAGCAAGCTACTTCTGTGAGCTGTGTAACAAACAATATAAGAAGCACACAGAGTATGAGAATCACATCAACTCCTATGACCACCACCATAAGCAG CGTTTGAAGGACTTGAAGGCACGTGAGTTTGGCCGTACAGTTGGATCCAAGGTGAAGAAGGAAGAAAAGAAGAGGCAGAAAGAACTGAAGAAACTTCATGAGATGGCACAGCAGAGGGTACAGTCTACTGACAAGAG TGTTGGCAACGGCAGTCACAAAAACGCCAAGAAGGGTAAAGGAGACGAGCTTGCGACACCTTGCGAGTCTAGAGGTGGATGGAACACTGTCCCTCCCCCAAACATCTATGACCCTCAGCCAAAAGTAGACGGTGGAGGAGACAGCAAGTCACCACGAGGGCGTGGTAAGGAGAAACCAAAGGATATCAACGACAAGAAGGGTGATGCTTCAAATACCAGGGAAACACGCGGGCAGGCCCTGGCTCGGAAACGTCTTATGGAGAATGACCAGCAGCAGAAACTCTCTTCGAGTCAACAGGAAGAAGCAGACAGCAAGAGGAATAGTTTATCTTTCAGCTTCTCCAAGACATCTGTGTCGAAGGTATCGCAGTCTTCTGTCTTTGGAGGAGATCAAGGAAATGCTGCAGTTGAAAACAACGCTGAGAGCATAACGGAAGGTTCCTCTGTGGAGGAGAGTCCAACAAAGAACACCAGGAAGTCTAGAAAGGTTAAGATAAATCGTAGCTTTGGAGGAGATCAAACCAACCAGTCCCAAGCAAACAGCAAATCAAAGACAAgcccaaatttgataacatTTGTCAAGGCGGCAAGCGATTCATCAGACACAGTTCAGAATGAAACCAAGATTACCAAAGAGAGTAATGGTGAGGTTCAAATAAAAGAGGTGGAAAACGCCTCCAAAAATGGACCCAGTTTGAGAAATAACTCTGATGTGAAACCATCCAACAAAAATGAGAAACCCAAAAGCAATAAGCCAAGCAATGTTAAGAAAAGAGACTCTGCAGAAGGAGGAAGTGATATCAACACTGAAATTACAATTTGCAATACTCCACCCCAACCACAAAGAACTCAAACGGAAACCAAGACTAACCAAACCAAGGAAGTCGCTCCTGACACCCCCCAACAGAAGCAAAACTCAAAGGAAACGGTTAAAGCTGAGGTGAATCATGAACAGTCATCTCAGAAAGAGAATGACACAAACATCAATTCAGAGCCTGGCAAGGAAAGTGATGTTCTTTCAACAATAAAGAAAGAACCAGCGAGTCAAGAACCTCAAACTGAGAAAAAGGAGAGCGATGGTGGCGCATTGGAGTGTATTGGAGGCTGTGGAATTGATAAAGGAACTAATCCAAAGATCTCTGAAAAGGGTGCAGTTGAAGCTTCCTCTAGTGCATCACTTCCTGAGACTGTACCCTCCAGTAATCCTCCAGTACTTGCTAAGGTTGACACTGGATACCTGGCAGTATTGGGAAAGGATGACACAACAACGTTACCATGGCCTATGGAGATGATATGCTACACCGCTGCAGAACCAAGGATATCATTCAGTGTTAACCCTTTGCATTTCGAGTTTCGCAAGCTCATCAGTAAAGACGACGGTGACTCAATTGATAAAGCGGGAAAGTCCACTGAAAGTGCTGAGGGGAAGACTGAACCAGGACTTTCAAGTAGCCAAAATCCTGATACTGCTGCAACTGCTAAAACCTCATCTGTGGCTAATGTGGAAAGTTCCAAAGATTCCTCAGATCGAGGACGTACAAAGAAGAGGAAGAAACGGAAAAGAAAACGAAGACGATCCACCAGATCAGGCCACTCTCGTGGGTCTGACCGATCAGATGATGACAGAAAGAAGCGGCATCGATCAGGGAGCTCACATCGACGTGGTCGATCCTACTCACCAAGAGGCTCCAATGACGAAGGCAACAAATCTGGTAGCTCTAGCAGGAAGCACAAACGTAGACGCAGTAAGCATTCTGCAAGTGATTATAGTTCTGATGACGATTACCACAAAAGCAGTAGACGTAGGAAGCGGTCTCACAGCTACAGTGATGATTCAAATTATGATTCTGATCATGATAGACACAGAAAGTCTGACAGAAGGGACTCAAGTCGCAGGTCTCGCAGCCGCTCCAAATCCTACAGTGATGACGATCGCTCATCTCGGAAATCATCACATAGAAGAAGAAGCCATAGCAGGCACAGGGATAGTGATAGCGATTCTGACTATCAAAGATCAAGAAGGCATTCTAGAAGCAGACATAGTAGATCAAGGTCTCGTTCAAGGTCTTGGTCAAGCTCTCCCAGAAGGCATTCCTCGGATTACAGATCTAGTAGATACTCTCGCTCAAGAAGTCGGTCGCCTTTACACCGCAGGTCACCAGTATCAAGTAGAACAAGCATAAGGTCTTCTCTCTTAGACAAACGTAAAGAAGATCTGTCAAAAGGAAGAAAAATTGAAGAATCTGCAGCAAGTAAGATCTCATCAGGATGCTCTAATTTGAAAGAAAGAGTCCGCAAAGCATTGAAGGAGAGTATTGCTTCTGAACCAAGTCTTAAGACTGAAAAGCTTTCATCAGGAATAAGCATCAAGTCAAAGGAGAAGATTTCTGATCTATTGCAGAATTTGGCTAACTTAGAAGACCAGACACAACTGACAAAGGGAGGAGGACTAGTAATAGAGAGCACAGGGACTGGTACTCAAAAGCTTCCGAAAGTGTCTACCGCTGGAAAAAGTCAGGAAGCATCGACAGGAAAGACTAAAGCTGATGATAGTATTACGACAGTTGAAGACAGCGATCCTGAAACACAAGGTGCTAAATCAGCGAATGGAACTTTGTTTAAAGTACCGTCTGTACCAGCCCCAAAACAAACCAAGAAAAATCTGCCAGATGGGAAAACTGGAAATGAATCGCCAACTAAAACCATAACCAGAAAGGAGGACAGCGGTGTCAAAATGGAGCGGAAATCTCCTTCACCTCCACCTCAGGCAAAGGATAACTTGTCAATTCCTCCAGAAGAAATGGAAAAGTATCGTGAATTGCAAGAGCAGGCCAGGCTACATGTGCAACAAAAGATGATGCAGTCACAAGGACAAGTTCCAATGCAACAAGGCTCTCAACATCAACAGGAAGAGCAGCAGCTACCTCATGGGATGCAGATGATGCCACTGACTCAGGGCGAAGGTGATGGTCAACATGTCCACTCTGCCGAGCAATTTATGAACCCTGCTGGACACCCAGCCCTGCATCCTGAGCTTCATGGAACTCCTCAACCCATTCCAGGCAGTGAAGGAATGTCACTTCAAGCTCTAACCCAAGGTCAGGTGTTAGCCCATGATCCCAATCATCCTGCTGGTCAATTACAGCTGTTACCGCATCGTCCTGGTCAGGTTATGATCCGCCCTCCTGGTCCGGCTATGGGCCCACGTCCAGGACAGCTTATTGATGCACGCACTGGTCAAATACTAGTTCCTCGCCATGTCCAAGTATTACCTCCTCGTTCGGGCCAAGTATTACTTGCACCTGGCCAGCCTTTACCACAACCTGGCAAAGTTTTAGTCACATCTACTGGTCAAATGTTTTTGCCACCTCATGGACAAGAGGTTTCTCTCAGTCCTAGTCAACAGCAAATATTGGTTTCAGAGTCTGGCCAAGTTTTCCCAACAAGACCTGCATTGTCTCCTTCTCCCGCACTAGTTCGTGCACAAGCCCTAACACCAGGATCATCCCCATCTCCTGGTCAGGTCATTGGACCAGCTCTTACCCGAATGCATGGCTTGACACCTGGTGCAGTTCTGGCTCAACGTCCTggcctacttcctggtcaaatGCTCGTACGAACTCCACAGTTGGCCCCTGGTCAGATGTTGGCCGCCGGCCAGATGTTAGCCCCCGGTCAGATGTTGGCCCCCGGTCAGATGTTGGCCCCCAGTCGGATGTTGGCCCCCGGTCAGATGTTGGCCCCCGGTCAGATGTTGGCCCCTGGTCAGATGTTGCCCCCAAGACCTCAGTTGGTTAGAGTAGTGCCTGGTCAACCTCCAATGTTGATTCGAGGTGCAGAACAAATGATTGGAGTGCCTCGGTCTCCAAGCCCAATCCATCCTGCTGGTCAGCCTGTAAGATTGCAAGTTCGTTCACCATTTTTACAGGTTCAAACACAGCCAGGGCCGGCTCTTCAAGAGACACCTGAGCATTTCAACCCTTCAATTAGTCCCCGACCTGAGGACGGCACCCCACCACCTTCTCATTCACCATCTAGTCCTCTTCTTCAAAGGGCCAGTCCTAGTCCAAGCCCCTTCCCAATTCGAAGCCCATTACCTTTTGCTGGGTCTCCTACTGGTATTCCTATGAATGCTATGCGGATTCAGTCTCCAATGCGGATACCATCTCCAATGCAAGTTCCTTCACCAATACCTGTCCTTTCACCATTACATGGGCTTCAATCTCCTCTCCAAGCTGTCCATGGAAATATACCAGGGATGATGGCTGGAAGTCCGAACTCTCTACCGCCTGGAGTAACCCTCGTTAGAATGCCTGGTGGTCCTGGTATGCCTGTACAGAATATGATTCGTATTGCCCACCCATCTTCAGCTGCAGCTGTTTCTAATGCTTTGGGTAATTTACCTCAAGGGGCTGTCCGTTTCACACTTGCCCCAGGGATGAGTCCTTTAGGTATGGCGTCTCCACGGTTAGCTGTTCCAGCAGGTTCTCCTGTTCCAGGCACATTTGCTCTTCCCGGTGGTGGTATTGGTTTATCTGCTGCTTCACCAGGTGGTTCTCCAATCCCTGCTTTACCAAGAATGGCTGTTCCTGCAGGGATGGTAGCGACTTCCGGAGGAATGGCTTTTCCAGGTGGTGTTGCTTTACCTGGTGGTGGTGTGGCGGTTCCAGGTGGTGTAGCTTTTCCAAGAGGAATGGTTGTTCCTGGTGGATTATCAGTTCCAGGGGGAATGCCTATGCCTGGTGGAATAAATGTTCCCAGACATATGGCCCTTCCAGGGGGTGTAGCTGTTCCAAGGGGAATGGCCGTTCCAGGTAGTGTAGGTGTTCCTGCTGGTCTTGGTGTCCCAGGAGGTGTAGCCGTTTCCAGTGGAATGGCTTTTCCTAGAGGAATGGCACTACCAGCTGGAATGGCTGTTCCTGGTGGTGTATCCCTTCCAGGTGGTGTTTCTGTTGCAGGTAGACTTGCTGTTCCAGGGGGAGTTTCTGTTCCTGGGGGAGTTGCTCTTCCCAGAGGAATGGCTTTACCAGGTGGTATGGCTGTTCCAGGTGGTATGGCTGTTCGGGGTGGTATGGCTGTTCCAGGCGGTATGGCTCTTCCGGGTGGTATGGCTCTTCCGGGTGGTATGGCTCTTCCGGGTGGTATGGCTCTTCAGGGTGGCATGGCTGTTCCGGGTGGCATGGCTGTTCCGGCTGGTATGGCTGTTCAAGGTGGTATGGCTGTTCCGTGTGGCATGGCTCTCCCCAGGGGAATGGCTGTTCCAGGCGGTATGGCTCTTCCTAGAGGAATGGCTCTACCAGCTGGAATGGCTGTTCCTGGTGGTGTACCTCTTCCTCGTGGTATGCAACTTCCCGGTGGAGTTTCCATGGTTCCGAGAATGGTCTCCGTTCCAGCAGGAATGCGGCAGATGCTTCCTCAAGGCGTTCAAGTCCCTCCAGAAAATGCAACCATGATGGTTGGTCAGAGACCGATGCTAATGGCTGGCCAGAGACCCATGATGATGGCTGGTCAACGACCTGTGATGATGGCCTCTCCAGCCGGTTTGAGGCCACCTCAAAATGCTGCGGCTTCCTTATTAGGGAAGCCTCTCTTCAAGCAACAGCCAGGCATGAGACACCCGGGACCTCCTCCATCTCCTGGTCCAGCTTGA